In a genomic window of Thermodesulfatator atlanticus DSM 21156:
- a CDS encoding FliH/SctL family protein, with protein MSKIIKGGKTKVFNFFLPEEKEENFSAFCELLPEEAWQEIERKRAEQQKKHEQIDQENVSTIENNVSSEEIITEEENKNLPEETESEAESFDISQLSIEDLRAHPEVSQRIALIEQEAYEKGFAQGQKDGEALAKKQYETLTTRVSALLKNLEKTIEEHVLSLEPQLILLVKTIVSQIVQREVALNAEVVKASLREALLHVVEQTRVKIHLHPDDMEFLDDILNELRGEISKLKDFEIVPDANLQRGGCLLETDFGLVDATLERRFRKIFARLDREGS; from the coding sequence TTGTCTAAGATAATCAAAGGCGGAAAAACCAAGGTTTTTAATTTCTTTCTCCCTGAAGAAAAAGAAGAAAATTTCAGTGCCTTTTGCGAACTTTTGCCCGAGGAAGCCTGGCAAGAAATCGAAAGAAAAAGAGCTGAACAACAAAAAAAACATGAACAGATAGATCAAGAAAATGTTTCAACCATTGAAAATAACGTATCTTCTGAAGAGATCATAACTGAAGAAGAAAATAAAAATCTCCCTGAAGAAACAGAGAGCGAGGCTGAAAGCTTTGATATTTCCCAATTAAGCATTGAAGATTTGCGTGCTCATCCGGAAGTATCCCAGCGCATTGCCCTTATTGAGCAAGAGGCCTATGAAAAAGGCTTTGCCCAGGGGCAAAAAGACGGTGAGGCCCTTGCCAAAAAACAATATGAAACCCTCACGACAAGGGTTTCGGCACTGCTTAAAAATCTTGAAAAAACTATCGAAGAGCATGTTCTTTCTCTTGAACCCCAGCTCATTTTGCTGGTTAAGACTATTGTTTCCCAGATTGTTCAACGTGAAGTGGCTCTTAATGCCGAAGTAGTCAAAGCTTCTTTGCGTGAGGCGCTTTTGCACGTGGTTGAACAAACCCGCGTGAAGATTCATCTTCACCCAGACGACATGGAGTTTTTAGACGATATTTTGAACGAGTTAAGGGGAGAAATAAGCAAGCTTAAAGACTTTGAGATTGTGCCGGATGCCAACTTACAACGCGGAGGTTGCCTCCTTGAAACCGATTTTGGCCTGGTAGATGCCACGCTTGAACGTCGTTTTCGAAAAATTTTTGCGAGGTTGGATCGTGAAGGTTCCTAA
- a CDS encoding FliI/YscN family ATPase — protein MKVPNLEAYISLVKDIEPVTVCGQVKRVVGLVVEAQGPNVSVGGLCEIEVNGGPNILAEVAGFKDERVLLIPFGDPRGIEPGSKVFVRPQSGVRVGEALLGRVVDALGEPLDGKVLPRLEKLYPLYAEPLKPFERERIKEPLDVGIRAINALLTVGKGQRVAIMAGSGVGKSTLLGMMARHTKADVNVIALIGERGREVREFLERDLGEEGLRRSVVVVATSDQPPPLRMRGAYLAMAIAEYFRDLGKDVLLMMDSLTRFCMAGREVGLAVGEPPTARGYTPSVFAALPRLLERPGPKVGGGSITGFFTVLVEGDDFNEPVADAVRSIVDGHIVLTRELAHQGHYPAIDVLQSVSRVMRDVVSPQQINAAKELINTLAIYRRAEDLVNIGAYVKGSNPQIDKALAKIDRINAFLRQDVNEKATFEESVKKLLEVTQ, from the coding sequence GTGAAGGTTCCTAACCTAGAAGCCTATATCTCCCTTGTTAAAGATATCGAGCCGGTCACTGTCTGTGGCCAGGTAAAAAGGGTAGTGGGGCTAGTGGTGGAAGCGCAGGGCCCAAACGTGAGTGTAGGCGGGCTATGTGAGATAGAAGTAAATGGCGGGCCAAATATCCTTGCCGAAGTGGCAGGTTTTAAGGATGAAAGGGTACTTCTGATCCCCTTTGGAGACCCTCGTGGCATTGAACCTGGAAGCAAAGTTTTTGTGAGACCGCAAAGCGGGGTAAGGGTAGGGGAAGCCCTTCTTGGCCGGGTGGTAGATGCCTTGGGAGAACCCCTTGACGGCAAAGTGCTTCCGCGCCTGGAAAAACTTTATCCCCTTTATGCTGAGCCTTTAAAGCCCTTTGAGCGGGAACGCATTAAAGAACCTCTTGACGTGGGAATAAGGGCTATTAACGCCCTTCTTACTGTAGGCAAAGGGCAGAGAGTGGCCATCATGGCTGGCTCAGGTGTGGGGAAATCAACACTTCTTGGTATGATGGCGCGGCACACCAAAGCCGATGTAAACGTTATTGCGCTCATTGGCGAGCGCGGACGTGAAGTGCGCGAGTTTCTGGAAAGGGACCTGGGGGAAGAAGGCCTAAGGCGCTCGGTGGTGGTAGTGGCTACCTCTGATCAACCCCCACCCCTACGTATGCGCGGGGCTTATCTGGCCATGGCTATTGCTGAGTATTTCCGCGATCTTGGCAAAGACGTTCTTCTTATGATGGATTCCCTTACGCGTTTTTGCATGGCAGGGCGTGAGGTTGGTCTTGCTGTAGGGGAGCCACCTACGGCAAGGGGTTATACCCCTTCTGTTTTTGCGGCCTTGCCAAGGCTTCTTGAGCGCCCTGGGCCTAAGGTGGGCGGCGGAAGCATCACTGGCTTTTTTACCGTGCTGGTTGAAGGGGATGATTTTAACGAACCTGTGGCTGACGCGGTGCGCTCTATTGTTGACGGGCATATTGTTCTTACCCGTGAGCTTGCTCATCAGGGGCATTATCCGGCCATTGATGTGCTTCAAAGTGTGAGCCGGGTGATGCGCGATGTGGTTTCTCCTCAGCAAATAAATGCCGCTAAAGAGCTCATTAACACCCTTGCCATTTATCGCCGAGCTGAAGACCTAGTTAACATTGGGGCCTATGTTAAAGGAAGTAATCCCCAAATTGATAAGGCCCTTGCCAAAATTGACCGCATAAATGCTTTTTTACGCCAGGACGTAAATGAAAAAGCAACTTTTGAAGAAAGCGTTAAAAAGCTTCTTGAGGTCACACAATGA
- a CDS encoding flagellar export protein FliJ encodes MKRPSKALKTLLWVRELKEQQAEQRFQQAQQALLDLENMLKEVSARPKKIFDEISGKVLSGEEIKAVYQHVEKLLAEKEEVEKILERKRKELENLRRETIKAHQHRQIAERLWERAQKAFLRELLAEETKTVEDIIIMRGRGDENA; translated from the coding sequence ATGAAAAGGCCAAGCAAAGCGCTGAAAACTCTTCTTTGGGTGCGGGAATTAAAAGAACAACAGGCAGAGCAAAGGTTTCAGCAGGCTCAGCAGGCGCTTTTAGACCTTGAAAACATGCTCAAAGAGGTAAGTGCAAGGCCTAAGAAGATTTTTGATGAAATTTCAGGAAAGGTTCTCTCAGGTGAGGAGATAAAGGCTGTTTATCAACATGTAGAAAAGCTCCTTGCTGAAAAAGAAGAAGTAGAAAAAATCCTAGAACGAAAACGAAAAGAGCTAGAGAACTTACGGCGAGAGACCATCAAGGCCCACCAGCACCGCCAGATTGCAGAGCGTCTTTGGGAAAGGGCTCAGAAGGCCTTTTTGAGGGAGCTTTTAGCAGAAGAAACCAAAACCGTAGAAGACATCATCATTATGAGGGGTAGGGGAGATGAAAACGCTTAA
- a CDS encoding MotE family protein produces the protein MKTLKLMPFLLILALLKLGVTGCYFFLIKQGKIALPSPVSKAYAEAQKSEQGSPFSCPEALYEALRLEKEQIAREKESLSKKQADLKLLEEQVLRRIAALESLEEEIDKKLNELRVIKTKRFKLLVGAYGNMKPSKAAKLLEAMEPNMAIKILSALKTEQVARILAAMPPEKAASLAEALSGLPPKEL, from the coding sequence ATGAAAACGCTTAAACTGATGCCTTTTCTTTTGATATTGGCTTTGCTCAAGCTAGGAGTCACCGGATGTTATTTTTTTCTCATTAAACAGGGAAAGATTGCTCTTCCGTCTCCTGTGTCAAAGGCCTATGCTGAGGCCCAAAAAAGCGAGCAAGGCTCTCCTTTTTCCTGCCCAGAGGCCCTTTATGAGGCCTTACGCCTTGAAAAAGAACAAATCGCCCGGGAAAAAGAATCTCTTTCCAAAAAGCAAGCTGATTTGAAGTTATTAGAAGAGCAGGTTTTAAGGCGTATTGCCGCCCTTGAAAGCCTTGAAGAAGAAATTGACAAAAAACTAAATGAACTTCGTGTTATCAAAACCAAGCGTTTTAAGCTTTTGGTAGGGGCCTATGGGAACATGAAACCTTCAAAGGCTGCTAAACTCCTTGAGGCCATGGAACCCAACATGGCTATCAAGATCCTTTCGGCCCTTAAAACCGAACAAGTAGCCCGCATTCTTGCGGCCATGCCCCCTGAAAAAGCCGCTTCTCTGGCAGAGGCCCTTTCTGGCCTTCCGCCAAAGGAACTTTAA
- a CDS encoding flavin reductase family protein — MGLQQLITKYVPQGVFVITVRDGEKINGMTAAWVSQVSFKPRLLSVAIAPQRYTYDLIQNSGIFCINVLGEGQVELAKHFGFKSGREVNKFEGIDYTTALKGSPVLKDAIAYFECQVVSTCEAGDHVLFIGDILDHGVLKEGVEPLIFRWDDYFGGKG, encoded by the coding sequence ATGGGATTACAACAACTTATCACGAAATATGTTCCCCAAGGTGTTTTTGTAATTACGGTAAGGGACGGTGAAAAGATTAACGGGATGACCGCGGCCTGGGTCAGCCAGGTTTCCTTTAAACCAAGGCTTCTTTCAGTGGCCATAGCCCCTCAGCGCTACACCTACGACCTTATTCAGAATTCAGGCATCTTTTGCATCAATGTCCTGGGCGAAGGCCAGGTAGAGCTTGCTAAGCACTTTGGTTTTAAAAGCGGACGCGAGGTAAACAAATTCGAAGGCATCGACTATACCACGGCCCTTAAAGGTTCACCGGTGCTAAAAGATGCTATTGCTTATTTTGAATGCCAGGTAGTATCAACCTGTGAGGCAGGGGACCATGTGCTTTTCATTGGTGACATCCTTGATCATGGCGTTTTAAAAGAAGGTGTTGAACCCTTAATTTTCCGCTGGGATGATTATTTCGGAGGAAAGGGATAA
- a CDS encoding tetratricopeptide repeat protein codes for MAEEKKKTETASEPELLVLHERWVEAARSHLKEIIAAAIAIVLVVAAWSGFDYYRKKKADDAALLYAQALMTKDEQTRTRILNDVVKKYSGTPAALEARMDLFDEYLAKGKIDLALKELEKINQKAKIPLKEFSSLGVGYLKEEQRKFNEAEKFYQEAAKAHIGLEKVAYWDLARAAELANKKKEALKYYEKLLGLKPAPEVVDFIQVKLARFSENLSDKGS; via the coding sequence ATGGCTGAAGAGAAAAAAAAGACCGAAACAGCTTCAGAGCCGGAACTTTTAGTGCTTCATGAAAGATGGGTTGAAGCGGCACGTTCCCATTTAAAAGAAATCATTGCTGCGGCTATTGCTATCGTTTTAGTGGTAGCGGCCTGGTCTGGTTTTGATTATTACCGCAAGAAAAAGGCAGATGACGCCGCGCTTCTTTATGCTCAGGCCTTGATGACTAAAGATGAACAAACACGCACGAGGATTTTAAATGATGTTGTCAAAAAATACTCAGGGACACCAGCAGCCCTTGAAGCCCGAATGGATCTTTTTGACGAGTACCTTGCGAAAGGCAAAATAGACCTCGCTTTAAAGGAACTTGAAAAGATCAATCAAAAGGCCAAAATCCCTCTTAAAGAATTCTCTAGCTTGGGTGTAGGTTACCTAAAGGAAGAACAGCGAAAATTTAACGAAGCGGAAAAGTTTTACCAGGAAGCAGCTAAGGCTCATATTGGTCTCGAAAAAGTTGCTTATTGGGATTTGGCCCGAGCCGCTGAACTTGCCAACAAAAAGAAAGAAGCACTTAAGTACTACGAAAAATTACTCGGTCTTAAGCCTGCGCCTGAAGTGGTAGATTTTATTCAGGTTAAGTTAGCCAGGTTTTCGGAGAATTTGTCTGACAAGGGGTCGTAA
- a CDS encoding DnaJ family domain-containing protein: MSLLVFQRLAEQRIQDAIKRGEFENLPGKGKPLELEDLSHIPQELRLAYKVLKNAGFLPPEVELLKEIRTVEDLIEHLEDEEHKLKQIRKLNYLIMKLNQFRSRPIKLEKDQYYYQKIVEKIEVFGSKKSKAKRLEELEDGRVPKVDYKRIQQQTVLHALMRLHRRRG, from the coding sequence ATGTCCCTTTTGGTTTTCCAAAGGCTTGCTGAACAGCGTATCCAGGACGCTATCAAGCGAGGGGAGTTTGAAAATCTCCCCGGTAAGGGAAAGCCTCTTGAGCTTGAAGATTTAAGCCATATTCCGCAAGAGCTCCGGTTGGCGTACAAGGTGCTTAAAAATGCCGGGTTTCTGCCACCAGAGGTAGAACTTTTAAAAGAGATCCGGACCGTTGAAGACCTTATCGAACACCTGGAAGATGAAGAACACAAACTAAAGCAGATTCGCAAGTTGAATTACTTGATAATGAAGCTTAATCAGTTTCGCAGCCGGCCTATAAAGCTTGAAAAAGACCAATACTACTACCAAAAGATTGTAGAAAAGATAGAAGTTTTTGGTAGCAAAAAGAGCAAAGCCAAACGTTTAGAAGAACTAGAAGACGGGCGTGTCCCCAAGGTAGATTACAAGCGCATTCAACAACAGACCGTCCTTCACGCCCTCATGCGTCTTCACCGTCGCCGAGGTTGA
- a CDS encoding ATP-binding protein: MLQNSRVKIYVPRFLEEKITRYLEAPEIIAVLGARQVGKTTLLKRLYERVPGPKIFLDFEDPEVLALFEEDVKAFARLYIEGKRFIFIDEFQYSQDGGQKLKFLYDHYEAKFFISGSSSLEISLKTVSFLVGRIFIFELYPFSFGEILWAKDPKLFELFSEGAPLPPSLHERFLQIFEEYCLYGGYPRVVLAKDHKERQEVLKNILRTYLLKDIRGFFRLATESHLQKLIKALALQIGNLVRYQELSPLAELSVPSLKKHLAILEETYIIKLLKPFYTNRRVEIVKNPKVYFWDLGLRNYLARDFRPLSERPDQGTLVENAIAVELFKKGLEVNYWRSKSGAEVDFVIQDRKPLPVEVKAGVAKSPGKSLLSFLKRYASKRAFILHRGQPFSETREKTELYYLPWYEIARRTF; this comes from the coding sequence ATGCTTCAAAACAGTAGGGTTAAAATTTATGTTCCACGTTTTTTGGAAGAGAAGATTACCCGGTATCTGGAGGCCCCGGAGATCATCGCCGTCCTCGGCGCCCGCCAGGTGGGCAAAACTACCCTTCTAAAACGTCTTTACGAAAGGGTTCCCGGGCCCAAAATATTTCTAGATTTTGAAGATCCCGAAGTACTGGCCCTCTTTGAGGAAGACGTCAAGGCTTTTGCTAGGCTCTATATCGAGGGCAAACGTTTTATCTTCATTGACGAATTTCAATACAGCCAAGACGGTGGCCAGAAACTCAAGTTCCTTTACGATCACTATGAAGCCAAATTTTTCATCTCCGGTTCGTCAAGTCTTGAAATCAGTTTAAAAACGGTTTCCTTCTTGGTGGGGAGGATCTTCATCTTCGAGCTTTATCCCTTCTCTTTCGGGGAGATCCTGTGGGCCAAAGATCCCAAACTCTTTGAACTCTTCTCAGAGGGCGCTCCTCTACCCCCTTCTTTGCACGAAAGGTTCCTTCAAATCTTTGAGGAATATTGCCTCTACGGTGGTTATCCCCGCGTGGTACTAGCTAAAGACCACAAGGAAAGACAGGAAGTCCTCAAAAATATTCTTAGAACTTACCTTTTGAAGGACATACGAGGGTTCTTCCGCCTGGCCACGGAGAGCCATCTTCAAAAACTCATCAAGGCCCTGGCCCTGCAGATCGGAAACCTTGTTCGCTACCAGGAGCTGTCCCCATTGGCCGAACTTTCTGTCCCATCCCTCAAGAAACATCTAGCCATCCTGGAAGAGACCTATATCATCAAGCTCTTGAAACCCTTCTACACCAACCGTCGAGTTGAGATCGTAAAAAATCCCAAGGTATACTTTTGGGATCTAGGCCTGAGGAACTATCTTGCCAGAGATTTCCGGCCCCTTTCCGAAAGGCCGGATCAAGGTACTTTGGTAGAAAACGCCATCGCCGTGGAGCTCTTCAAAAAGGGCCTGGAGGTGAACTATTGGCGCAGCAAATCCGGGGCGGAGGTGGATTTTGTAATTCAAGACCGTAAGCCCCTTCCAGTAGAGGTAAAGGCCGGCGTGGCCAAAAGCCCGGGAAAAAGCCTCCTGAGCTTCCTCAAACGCTACGCATCGAAGAGGGCTTTCATCCTCCACCGCGGCCAGCCCTTCTCCGAAACCCGCGAAAAGACCGAGCTCTACTACCTCCCCTGGTACGAGATAGCTCGGCGTACTTTTTGA